Proteins encoded in a region of the Flavobacteriaceae bacterium HL-DH10 genome:
- a CDS encoding asparaginase — translation MKKSKANILLIYTGGTIGMIKDFKTSTLKAFDFKTLLEKIPELQLLDCNIDTVSFKKPIDSSNMKPEYWVQIVDIIEDNYSDFDGFVVLHGSDTMSYTASALSFMLENLAKPVVFTGSQLPIGDLRTDAKENLITSIQVASLKHENKPLIKEVCLYFEYKLYRANRTTKINAEDFQAFASFNYPDLAESGVHLKINNKYLFKPDLNKTLIVHKKLDNNIALIKLFPGISEVIVSGIINSPKLKAVIIETFGSGNCTTEKWFVEILTEAILKGIYIINITQCSGGSVMMGHYETSNQLKEIGVISGKDITTEAAIGKLMFMLGQNISSIKFKNIFEKPLRGEMS, via the coding sequence ATGAAAAAATCAAAAGCGAACATATTACTTATATACACAGGTGGTACTATAGGTATGATTAAGGATTTTAAAACAAGTACGTTAAAAGCTTTCGATTTTAAAACTCTTTTAGAGAAAATACCAGAGTTACAGTTGTTAGATTGTAATATAGATACAGTTTCATTTAAGAAACCTATAGATTCTAGTAATATGAAACCCGAATATTGGGTGCAAATAGTTGATATAATAGAAGATAATTATAGTGATTTTGATGGTTTTGTGGTACTTCACGGAAGTGATACCATGAGTTATACCGCTTCTGCATTAAGTTTTATGTTAGAAAATTTAGCAAAACCTGTCGTGTTTACAGGTTCACAATTGCCTATTGGAGATTTGCGTACCGATGCCAAGGAGAATTTAATAACTTCTATTCAGGTAGCGTCATTAAAACATGAAAACAAACCTTTAATTAAAGAAGTGTGTTTATATTTTGAATATAAATTATATCGCGCCAATAGAACTACAAAAATTAATGCAGAAGATTTTCAAGCTTTTGCCTCCTTTAATTATCCAGATTTAGCAGAATCAGGAGTGCACTTAAAGATTAATAACAAATATTTATTCAAACCTGATTTGAATAAAACTTTAATAGTTCATAAAAAATTAGATAATAATATAGCCCTTATAAAACTGTTTCCGGGCATTTCAGAGGTAATAGTTAGTGGAATTATTAATTCTCCTAAGCTAAAAGCTGTAATTATTGAAACTTTCGGGTCTGGAAATTGTACTACTGAAAAATGGTTTGTTGAGATACTAACAGAAGCAATTTTAAAAGGGATATACATTATTAATATAACACAATGCTCTGGTGGTAGTGTTATGATGGGACACTATGAGACTAGTAATCAGTTAAAAGAGATTGGTGTTATATCAGGAAAGGACATTACTACTGAAGCTGCAATTGGAAAGCTAATGTTTATGTTAGGGCAAAATATTTCAAGTATAAAATTTAAAAATATCTTTGAAAAACCCCTTAGAGGAGAAATGTCTTAA
- a CDS encoding MotA/TolQ/ExbB proton channel family protein: MKRLFSILAIAGMMAFGTANATTNTSTSAAVTTVTTTTQEPDAAAAEDLGFHQELKKRFIEGGPGFMGIVLLCLILGLAIAIERIIFLNLSTTNSKKLTQSVEDALSSGGVEAAKEVCRNTKGPIASIFYQGLDRVDEGVEAAEKAVVAYGGVQMGQLEKNVSWISLFIALAPMLGFMGTVIGMIQAFDKIEAAGDMNPSLVAGGIKVALLTTVFGLVVAIILQIFYNYIIAKIDSIVNDMEDSSITLMDLLIRNKK, translated from the coding sequence ATGAAAAGATTATTTTCTATCCTTGCTATCGCTGGAATGATGGCATTCGGAACTGCTAATGCAACTACAAACACAAGCACTAGTGCAGCAGTAACAACTGTAACAACAACTACTCAAGAGCCTGACGCAGCAGCAGCTGAAGATTTAGGATTTCATCAAGAATTAAAAAAGCGTTTTATTGAAGGTGGCCCAGGATTTATGGGAATAGTACTTTTATGTTTAATTCTAGGTTTAGCAATCGCTATTGAAAGAATTATCTTTTTAAACCTTTCTACAACAAATTCAAAAAAATTAACTCAATCTGTTGAAGATGCATTATCATCTGGTGGTGTTGAAGCTGCAAAAGAAGTTTGTAGAAACACAAAAGGACCTATTGCTTCTATTTTCTATCAAGGTTTAGATAGAGTTGATGAAGGTGTAGAAGCTGCTGAAAAAGCTGTTGTAGCTTACGGTGGTGTACAAATGGGACAATTAGAAAAGAATGTATCTTGGATTTCTTTATTTATAGCATTAGCGCCAATGCTTGGTTTCATGGGTACTGTAATTGGTATGATTCAAGCATTTGATAAAATTGAAGCAGCTGGAGATATGAACCCTTCATTAGTGGCGGGTGGTATTAAAGTAGCACTTTTAACAACAGTATTTGGTCTAGTTGTTGCAATTATACTTCAAATTTTTTACAATTATATTATTGCTAAAATAGATAGCATTGTTAATGATATGGAAGATTCTTCTATTACATTAATGGACTTGTTAATTAGAAACAAGAAGTAA
- a CDS encoding biopolymer transporter ExbD, with amino-acid sequence MAKRAAPEVNAGSMADIAFLLLIFFLVTTTIEKDSGINRKLPPIDDSEQDVIIKQKNIFTVLLNKNDQLLVEDENMELKDLRAAAVEFLDNNGDGSCSFCQGKKNSSSSDNPTKAIISLANDRETSYSAYISVQNELVAAYNVLRNRLALQLGPKKGFPGMDFVQMQENYKSVQWPGNKDKLKAVIDQIKELIPQKLSEVQ; translated from the coding sequence ATGGCAAAAAGAGCAGCACCGGAAGTTAATGCAGGCTCAATGGCCGACATTGCTTTCTTACTATTAATCTTTTTCTTAGTTACAACTACTATAGAAAAGGATTCTGGTATAAACCGAAAATTACCACCTATTGATGATTCAGAACAAGATGTTATTATAAAACAGAAAAATATTTTTACTGTTTTATTAAATAAGAATGACCAATTGTTAGTAGAAGATGAGAACATGGAACTTAAAGATTTAAGAGCAGCAGCTGTTGAATTTTTAGATAATAATGGAGATGGTTCTTGTAGTTTTTGTCAAGGGAAGAAAAACTCTTCTTCATCTGATAATCCAACAAAAGCAATTATTTCGTTAGCGAATGATAGAGAAACTTCTTATTCAGCATACATATCTGTACAAAATGAATTAGTTGCAGCTTATAATGTATTAAGAAATAGATTGGCACTTCAATTAGGACCTAAAAAAGGGTTTCCAGGCATGGATTTTGTTCAAATGCAAGAAAACTATAAAAGTGTTCAATGGCCTGGAAATAAGGATAAGTTGAAAGCTGTTATTGATCAAATTAAAGAATTGATTCCTCAGAAACTATCGGAAGTACAATAG
- a CDS encoding biopolymer transporter ExbD, with product MSKFKKKKDGGLAPINTASLPDIVFMLLFFFMVATVMREDTLMIKNALPLANQIEKLDKKNPVSYIYIGRPSDNYKKFGTAARIQLNDKFADVSEVAAFIGAERAALREELIPFLTVSLKVDKDANMGIVGDVKQELRKVNALKINYTTGSGDALNN from the coding sequence ATGTCTAAATTTAAAAAGAAAAAGGATGGAGGATTAGCTCCAATTAACACAGCATCATTACCAGATATTGTATTTATGTTATTATTCTTTTTTATGGTTGCAACCGTAATGAGAGAAGATACACTTATGATTAAAAATGCTTTGCCTTTAGCTAACCAAATAGAGAAACTTGATAAAAAGAATCCTGTTAGTTATATATATATTGGAAGGCCTAGTGATAACTATAAGAAATTTGGTACAGCAGCGAGAATACAGTTAAATGATAAGTTTGCTGATGTTAGCGAAGTAGCTGCTTTTATAGGAGCAGAAAGGGCTGCACTAAGAGAAGAACTTATTCCATTTTTAACGGTATCTTTAAAAGTAGATAAAGATGCTAATATGGGTATTGTTGGTGATGTTAAGCAAGAACTAAGAAAGGTTAATGCATTAAAAATTAACTACACAACAGGTAGTGGTGATGCATTGAATAATTAA